Proteins encoded together in one Thermomonospora curvata DSM 43183 window:
- a CDS encoding D-sedoheptulose-7-phosphate isomerase — protein sequence MTKTDGVETLYPFLYGDGDGADVAADLRRSTAEKALEIVALRRALAGSHAEALAACAGRLAAAFRAGGRLLAFGNGGSSTDAQSLARLFMSPPPPARPLPALSLSQDVAAVTALSNDVGFEVALARQVAALGRPGDVAVALSTSGGSANVLNALAEASRRGLVTVGLAGYDGGEMARAQAVEHLFVVPSASVHRIQEAQSTLVHVLWELVQRALEGGAAAC from the coding sequence ATGACGAAGACGGACGGGGTCGAAACCCTCTACCCCTTCCTCTACGGGGACGGCGACGGCGCGGACGTCGCGGCGGATCTGCGCCGTTCGACCGCTGAAAAAGCGCTGGAGATCGTCGCGCTGCGCCGGGCGCTGGCCGGCTCGCACGCCGAGGCGCTGGCGGCCTGCGCCGGGCGGCTGGCCGCGGCGTTCCGGGCGGGCGGGCGGCTGCTGGCGTTCGGCAACGGCGGCAGCAGCACCGACGCCCAGTCCCTGGCGCGGCTGTTCATGAGCCCGCCCCCGCCGGCCCGCCCGCTGCCGGCGCTGTCGCTGTCGCAGGACGTGGCCGCCGTCACCGCGCTGTCCAACGACGTGGGCTTTGAGGTGGCCCTGGCCCGCCAGGTGGCCGCGCTCGGCCGGCCGGGGGATGTGGCGGTGGCGCTGTCCACCAGCGGCGGGTCGGCCAATGTGCTGAACGCGCTGGCCGAGGCGTCCCGGCGGGGGTTGGTGACCGTCGGCCTGGCCGGCTACGACGGCGGTGAGATGGCCCGGGCCCAGGCGGTGGAGCACCTGTTCGTGGTGCCGTCGGCGTCGGTGCACCGCATCCAGGAGGCCCAGTCGACGCTGGTGCACGTGCTGTGGGAGCTGGTTCAGCGGGCGCTGGAGGGCGGGGCGGCGGCATGTTGA
- the hypE gene encoding hydrogenase expression/formation protein HypE, giving the protein MITEEQVLERIRRTRARRPRLRDERITLAHGAGGKATQSLVESLFVAAFRNPALERLDDGAVLDLPAAASGTSGPARAASGPSGETGAACADEMSDAASTALGDETVLADGTVNPAPMSRAGEPGSPTVFADDPAATARMSDAMATAGPRLAFTTDSYVVSPLFFPGGDIGDLAVNGTVNDLAVCGARPLYLSAGFILEEGFEVADLQRIIASMAAAAQRAGVQIVTGDTKVVGRGKADGCYITTAGVGLLDRPITLDAATVRPGDAVLVSGPIGEHGVTIMLARGELDIEADLTSDTAPLNGLTEALLNATAGVRVLRDATRGGVATVLNEIAQASQTAIVVDEAAVPIRPVVAGACELLGIDPLYVACEGRFVAIVDGAHADKALTVLQTHPLGRDAAIIGHVHDDPPSLVLGRTAFGGTRVIDTLVGDPLPRIC; this is encoded by the coding sequence ATGATCACTGAAGAGCAGGTCCTGGAACGCATCCGCCGCACCCGCGCCCGCCGCCCCCGCCTCCGCGACGAACGCATCACCCTGGCCCACGGCGCCGGCGGCAAAGCCACCCAATCCCTGGTGGAAAGCCTGTTCGTGGCCGCCTTCCGCAACCCGGCCCTGGAACGCCTGGACGACGGCGCCGTCCTCGACCTGCCCGCGGCCGCCTCCGGGACGAGCGGGCCGGCCCGCGCGGCGAGCGGCCCATCAGGCGAGACGGGCGCGGCCTGTGCGGACGAAATGAGCGACGCGGCGAGCACAGCCCTCGGGGACGAGACGGTCCTTGCCGATGGGACAGTCAATCCGGCACCCATGAGCCGTGCAGGTGAGCCGGGCAGCCCGACGGTCTTTGCGGACGACCCGGCAGCCACGGCCCGCATGAGCGACGCGATGGCGACGGCCGGGCCGCGGCTGGCGTTCACCACCGACTCCTATGTGGTCTCCCCGCTGTTCTTCCCCGGCGGCGACATCGGCGACCTGGCCGTCAACGGCACCGTCAACGACCTGGCCGTCTGCGGCGCCCGCCCGCTGTACCTGTCGGCCGGCTTCATCCTGGAAGAAGGCTTTGAGGTCGCCGACCTGCAACGGATCATCGCCTCCATGGCCGCCGCCGCCCAGCGCGCCGGCGTCCAGATCGTCACCGGCGACACCAAGGTCGTCGGCCGCGGCAAGGCCGACGGCTGCTACATCACCACCGCCGGCGTCGGCCTCCTGGACCGCCCCATCACCCTGGACGCCGCGACGGTCCGCCCCGGCGACGCCGTCCTGGTCTCCGGCCCGATCGGCGAACACGGCGTGACCATCATGCTGGCCCGCGGCGAACTGGACATCGAAGCCGACCTGACCTCCGACACCGCCCCCCTCAACGGCCTCACCGAGGCGCTGCTGAACGCGACCGCCGGCGTCCGTGTCCTCCGCGACGCCACCCGAGGCGGCGTCGCCACCGTCCTGAACGAGATCGCCCAGGCCTCCCAGACCGCCATCGTGGTGGACGAGGCCGCCGTCCCGATCCGCCCGGTGGTGGCCGGTGCCTGCGAACTGCTCGGCATCGACCCTCTCTATGTGGCCTGCGAGGGCCGCTTCGTCGCCATCGTGGACGGCGCCCACGCCGACAAGGCTTTAACGGTCTTGCAGACCCACCCTTTGGGCCGGGACGCCGCCATAATCGGCCACGTCCACGACGACCCGCCGAGCCTGGTCCTGGGCCGCACCGCCTTCGGCGGCACCCGCGTCATCGACACCCTGGTCGGCGACCCACTGCCGCGCATTTGCTGA
- a CDS encoding NACHT domain-containing protein encodes MSVEGAALRVGGAVAQLVAGRWLASRTARAAASKDLVELIKTGIPDEIKRRKTQRQFEAVADAVTERLLTFARQEFGGLDDADRQAVLHQVVLTLERADLSDEALLADDMDPVKLARRLRRTLPAREAEFQLGEAGARLYEVVLEECCECLARILIHLPQFEPRALAETLSRLSRMTEQVEAALARLPVRSLTAPEGEENDEEFTRRYLAFISESLDRLELFGVRFERFTRPQTTLSVAYISLNASPEDRPRTRRAEAVPISDWRSDERDGRSVRVEQALGAHRRVLIRGEAGGGKSTLLRWLAITAARGGFTGELSELNGHVPFLIKLRSHAGQALPRPEEYLDDVAGNLSGLMPRGWVHRRLLSGRALLLVDGVDEVTDSQRPAVRQWLQQIVAQFPSIRIVVTSRPAAAAAGWLRAEGFGTVFLEPLGPADLRALVRHWHEAVRDCADLPCPPERLPAHEARLLARLESAPHLRTLAATPLLAAMLCALNLDRQALPRDRMGLYAAALDMLLETRDAQRNVPSARAVPLERDQKIRILQDLAWHLSTSNRVELPKPMVQRLIADRLATMPQVRAGAEAVLEALLERSGVLREPVPGRIDFVHRTVQEYLAAKQAADLGDMDLLIRNAHRDQWRETVVMAAGHANEPLRRELITGILDRARTEPRQARRLKLLAVACLETLPAVPDDLRAALDQCLDELVPPRTSAMARSLATAGEPVLARLPKTLEGLSESAAIATVRTAWLINGPQALDVLARYATDQRFEVQEELSIAWQYFDPDEYAERVLANRSPGGYLSLCSSAQLAALSKAPSPATLALLLDGPTDLSPLTGCADSIHRIVIYSPKSHMGKVRLPELPKADQLFLNTLGFTDLKFLDKLPSLERIWLGTCKDVTDYSPLLQFTELRTLSMYGCRALRSLRQLPPLDTVTSLGLSSSHLQEGLGSLIAAAPNVNELILTECDWLHDLGPLAEIEIRDLRIAGSSVSDLRPLSGQTRLWHLNLSKNPITDLTPLQDLPALEELLLTDCAGVTDLRPLASLPRLKKLCIEGIAPGTDLSPLAQNQRVNVYIYAGQDVRGGEALGRRLKIR; translated from the coding sequence GTGTCCGTCGAGGGGGCCGCACTGAGGGTCGGGGGAGCGGTGGCGCAGCTGGTGGCCGGGCGGTGGCTGGCGAGCCGGACGGCCAGGGCGGCGGCCTCCAAGGATCTCGTCGAGCTGATCAAGACCGGGATTCCCGACGAGATCAAGCGGCGGAAGACCCAGCGGCAGTTCGAGGCCGTCGCCGACGCGGTGACCGAGCGGCTGCTGACCTTCGCCCGGCAGGAGTTCGGCGGGCTGGACGATGCGGACCGCCAGGCCGTGCTGCACCAGGTCGTCCTCACCCTGGAGCGCGCCGACCTGTCGGATGAGGCGCTGCTGGCCGACGACATGGACCCGGTGAAGCTGGCCCGGCGGCTGCGCCGCACGCTGCCGGCACGGGAGGCGGAGTTCCAGCTCGGCGAGGCCGGGGCGCGGCTGTATGAGGTGGTGCTGGAGGAGTGCTGCGAGTGCCTGGCGCGCATCCTCATCCACCTGCCGCAGTTCGAGCCACGGGCGCTCGCCGAGACGCTGAGCAGGCTGTCGCGGATGACCGAGCAGGTGGAGGCGGCGCTGGCCCGCCTCCCGGTGCGGTCGCTGACCGCTCCGGAGGGCGAGGAGAACGACGAGGAGTTCACCCGCCGTTACCTGGCCTTCATCAGCGAAAGCCTGGACCGCTTGGAGCTGTTCGGGGTGCGGTTCGAGCGCTTCACCCGGCCGCAGACCACTTTGAGCGTCGCCTACATCAGCTTGAACGCCTCCCCCGAAGACCGGCCGCGCACCCGCCGGGCCGAGGCGGTCCCCATCAGCGACTGGCGTTCGGACGAACGCGACGGCCGCAGCGTCCGTGTGGAACAGGCGCTGGGCGCCCACCGGCGGGTGCTCATCCGCGGCGAGGCCGGCGGTGGCAAGAGCACCCTGCTGCGCTGGCTCGCCATCACCGCCGCCCGCGGCGGCTTCACCGGGGAGCTGTCCGAGCTCAACGGGCATGTGCCGTTCCTGATCAAACTGCGCAGCCATGCGGGTCAGGCGCTGCCGCGTCCCGAGGAATACCTCGACGATGTGGCCGGCAACTTGAGCGGCCTCATGCCGCGCGGGTGGGTGCACCGGCGGCTGTTGTCCGGCCGAGCCCTGCTGCTGGTCGATGGGGTCGATGAGGTGACCGACTCCCAGCGGCCGGCCGTCCGCCAGTGGCTGCAGCAGATCGTCGCCCAGTTCCCGAGCATCCGCATCGTGGTCACCTCCCGGCCCGCGGCCGCCGCGGCGGGCTGGCTGCGCGCCGAGGGATTCGGCACCGTCTTCCTGGAGCCGCTCGGCCCGGCCGACCTGCGCGCCCTGGTCCGGCATTGGCACGAGGCCGTCCGCGACTGCGCCGACCTGCCGTGCCCGCCCGAACGGCTCCCCGCTCACGAGGCCCGGTTGCTGGCCCGGCTGGAGTCGGCCCCGCACCTGCGGACCCTGGCCGCGACCCCGCTGCTGGCGGCGATGCTGTGCGCCCTCAACCTCGACCGTCAGGCCCTGCCCCGCGACCGGATGGGCCTGTACGCCGCGGCGTTGGACATGCTCCTGGAGACCAGGGATGCCCAGCGCAACGTTCCCAGCGCCCGCGCCGTCCCCCTAGAACGCGATCAGAAGATCCGCATCCTGCAGGACCTGGCCTGGCACCTGTCCACCAGCAACCGCGTCGAGCTGCCCAAGCCGATGGTCCAGCGGTTGATCGCCGACCGCCTGGCCACGATGCCGCAGGTCCGGGCCGGGGCGGAGGCGGTGCTGGAGGCGCTGCTGGAACGCAGCGGCGTGCTGCGCGAGCCGGTGCCCGGCCGGATCGACTTCGTGCACCGCACCGTCCAGGAGTACCTGGCCGCCAAGCAGGCCGCCGACCTTGGCGACATGGACCTGCTCATCCGCAACGCTCACCGCGACCAGTGGCGCGAAACCGTCGTGATGGCCGCGGGTCATGCCAACGAGCCGCTGCGCCGGGAACTGATCACCGGCATCCTCGACCGGGCGCGAACCGAACCACGGCAGGCCCGGCGGCTCAAGCTGCTGGCGGTGGCGTGCCTGGAGACCCTTCCCGCTGTCCCCGATGACCTGCGCGCCGCTCTCGACCAGTGCCTGGATGAGCTCGTCCCGCCGCGTACCTCGGCCATGGCGCGTTCACTGGCCACCGCTGGGGAACCGGTGCTGGCTCGTCTGCCAAAGACCCTGGAAGGGCTGTCGGAGAGCGCAGCCATAGCGACCGTCCGCACGGCCTGGCTGATCAACGGCCCCCAAGCCCTCGATGTCCTGGCTCGCTATGCCACCGACCAACGCTTCGAGGTTCAGGAAGAGCTCAGCATCGCATGGCAATACTTCGATCCTGACGAGTACGCCGAGCGCGTCTTGGCGAACAGGTCACCGGGCGGATACCTCTCGCTGTGTTCTTCTGCTCAGCTCGCCGCGCTCAGCAAGGCCCCTTCTCCCGCCACGCTGGCACTGCTCCTGGACGGGCCGACCGATTTGAGCCCTCTTACCGGATGCGCCGACTCTATTCACAGAATAGTGATCTACTCCCCAAAGTCGCACATGGGCAAGGTCCGGCTGCCCGAACTGCCGAAGGCTGATCAACTCTTCCTCAACACCCTCGGATTCACTGATCTCAAGTTCCTAGACAAGTTGCCTTCGCTCGAAAGAATCTGGCTGGGCACTTGCAAGGACGTCACAGACTACTCGCCTCTCCTACAATTCACCGAGTTGCGAACACTGAGCATGTACGGGTGCCGGGCACTGCGCAGCCTGCGGCAACTCCCTCCGCTCGATACGGTGACGTCGCTCGGGCTCAGCAGTTCACATCTCCAAGAAGGCCTTGGCTCGCTTATCGCCGCCGCCCCGAATGTGAATGAGCTCATTCTCACCGAATGCGACTGGCTCCACGATCTCGGCCCCTTGGCCGAGATCGAAATCCGGGATCTGCGAATCGCTGGGTCTTCAGTGAGCGACCTGCGCCCACTGTCCGGCCAAACCCGGCTGTGGCACCTCAACCTGTCAAAGAACCCCATCACCGACCTGACCCCGCTGCAGGACCTTCCCGCTTTGGAAGAGTTGCTGCTGACCGACTGCGCGGGCGTCACCGATCTGCGTCCGCTGGCCTCCCTCCCCCGCCTCAAGAAGCTTTGCATCGAAGGAATCGCGCCTGGAACCGACCTGTCTCCACTGGCACAAAACCAGCGAGTGAACGTCTACATCTACGCCGGCCAGGACGTACGAGGCGGAGAAGCACTGGGACGCCGCCTGAAAATCAGATAA
- a CDS encoding PadR family transcriptional regulator, with translation MEGSEVRGLLRPFLLLLIFERPGHGYELIERLEGLGAEDVEPAHVYRVLRGLERKRLVASSWVPSDSGPARRRYELTPDGAAELESWMGRLARLGQVLERCLGRWGKVSQASLPAPLNGGPARSGGRSPVIVRP, from the coding sequence ATGGAAGGCAGTGAGGTACGTGGTCTGTTGCGTCCCTTTCTGCTGTTGCTGATCTTCGAGCGTCCGGGGCACGGATACGAGCTGATCGAACGGCTGGAAGGGCTGGGGGCGGAGGATGTGGAGCCCGCCCACGTGTACCGGGTGCTGCGGGGGCTGGAGCGCAAGCGGCTGGTGGCCTCGTCGTGGGTGCCGTCCGACTCCGGGCCGGCCCGGCGGCGCTATGAGCTGACCCCGGACGGGGCTGCCGAGCTGGAGTCGTGGATGGGACGGCTGGCGCGGCTCGGCCAGGTGCTCGAACGCTGCCTGGGGCGGTGGGGCAAAGTTTCGCAAGCTTCCCTCCCGGCTCCGCTCAACGGCGGTCCGGCCCGGTCCGGCGGCCGCTCACCGGTGATCGTGCGGCCATGA
- the hypF gene encoding carbamoyltransferase HypF, which translates to MLTDPKDLVRMRIRVEGVVQGVGFRPFVYGLAGKYGLAGFVGNDTRGVIVEAEGSAPALAEFAAALAHQPPPLAVVERITSERTAPTGERGFRIIDSLPGPQPAVPKQQAPETAGWPQALVAADTATCAACLAEIADPSARRYRYPFTNCTDCGPRFTIVRDVPYDRCRTTMAGFAMCADCAREYADPADRRFHAQPVCCPACGPTLRLVDAAGRQLAGDPIVAAARRLHDGKILAIKGLGGYHLAVRADLERAVAALRARKHREDKPFAIMAADLAAARTLVRLEEGAERALTGPARPIVLLPRRVDAPVAESVAPGARELGVMLPYTPLHHLLARRLGRPFVLTSGNLSDEPIAYRDEDALQRLAPVADAFLVHDRPIQVRTDDSVVRLFRGRVLPVRRSRGYVPAPIPVKRPFPRPVLACGAELKNTFCVGKGPHAFVSHHIGDLENYATLRSFTEGIEHFCRLLDVRPQVVAHDLHPEYLSTKYALENCDAEPVAVQHHHAHIASCLADNGATGPVIGVALDGLGYGPDGTLWGGELLIADLVDFERAGHLETVPMPGGTAAIREPWRMAAAYLDALYGDDVPDLAVVRRNAERWAAMVSLARTGTNAPLTSSAGRLFDAVAAILCGRDAISYEGQAAIELERRVDPHETGGYAVTVQDGPPLIIRGGDLVRATVGDLANRVGHGRIAARFHNGLARALIHAVQLLRDRTGLRTVALSGGVFQNMTLLERVVTGLERLEFRVLVHSRVPPNDGGISLGQAVIAAARIGSS; encoded by the coding sequence ATGTTGACCGACCCGAAGGACCTGGTGCGGATGCGGATCCGCGTCGAGGGCGTGGTGCAGGGCGTCGGCTTCCGCCCGTTCGTCTACGGGCTGGCCGGCAAGTACGGCCTGGCCGGGTTCGTCGGCAACGACACCCGCGGGGTGATCGTCGAGGCCGAGGGGTCGGCCCCGGCGCTGGCGGAGTTCGCCGCCGCGCTGGCCCACCAGCCGCCGCCGCTGGCCGTGGTCGAGCGGATCACCAGCGAGCGCACCGCGCCGACCGGGGAGCGGGGTTTTCGGATCATCGACAGCCTCCCCGGCCCGCAGCCCGCCGTCCCCAAGCAGCAGGCGCCCGAAACCGCGGGATGGCCGCAGGCGCTGGTGGCCGCCGACACCGCGACCTGCGCCGCATGCCTGGCGGAGATCGCCGACCCGTCCGCCCGCCGCTACCGCTACCCGTTCACCAACTGCACCGACTGCGGGCCGCGTTTCACCATCGTCCGGGACGTCCCCTACGACCGGTGCCGGACCACCATGGCCGGCTTCGCCATGTGCGCCGACTGCGCCCGCGAGTACGCCGACCCCGCCGACCGGCGCTTCCACGCCCAGCCGGTGTGCTGCCCGGCGTGCGGGCCGACGCTGCGGCTGGTGGACGCCGCGGGACGGCAGCTGGCGGGGGACCCGATCGTCGCCGCGGCCCGCCGGCTGCACGACGGCAAGATCCTGGCGATCAAGGGTTTGGGCGGCTACCACCTGGCCGTCCGCGCCGACCTGGAACGGGCGGTGGCGGCGTTACGGGCCCGCAAGCACCGCGAGGACAAGCCGTTCGCGATCATGGCGGCCGATCTGGCGGCGGCGCGCACCCTGGTGCGGCTGGAAGAAGGCGCCGAGCGGGCGCTGACCGGGCCGGCCCGTCCCATCGTGCTGCTGCCCCGCCGGGTGGACGCCCCGGTGGCCGAGTCGGTGGCGCCCGGCGCCCGGGAGCTGGGGGTGATGCTGCCCTACACCCCCCTGCACCACCTGCTGGCCCGGCGGCTGGGCCGGCCGTTCGTGCTGACCAGCGGCAACCTGTCGGACGAGCCGATCGCCTACCGGGATGAGGACGCCCTGCAGCGCCTGGCGCCGGTCGCCGACGCCTTCCTGGTGCACGACCGGCCCATCCAGGTCCGCACCGACGACTCGGTGGTGCGGCTGTTCCGGGGGCGGGTGCTGCCGGTGCGCCGCTCCCGCGGGTACGTGCCGGCGCCGATCCCGGTGAAGCGGCCGTTCCCGCGTCCGGTGCTGGCCTGCGGGGCGGAGCTGAAGAACACCTTCTGCGTGGGCAAGGGGCCGCACGCGTTCGTCTCCCACCACATCGGCGACCTGGAGAACTACGCCACCTTGCGGTCGTTCACCGAGGGCATCGAGCATTTCTGCCGGCTGCTGGACGTCCGCCCGCAGGTGGTGGCGCACGACCTGCACCCCGAATACCTGTCGACCAAGTACGCCCTGGAAAACTGCGACGCCGAGCCGGTGGCCGTGCAGCACCACCACGCGCACATCGCCTCCTGCCTGGCCGACAACGGCGCGACCGGCCCGGTGATCGGGGTGGCGCTGGACGGCCTGGGCTACGGCCCGGACGGCACGCTGTGGGGCGGTGAGCTGCTCATCGCCGACCTGGTGGACTTCGAACGGGCCGGGCATCTGGAGACCGTGCCGATGCCGGGCGGGACGGCGGCGATCCGCGAGCCGTGGCGGATGGCCGCGGCCTACCTGGACGCCCTCTACGGGGACGACGTGCCGGACCTGGCGGTGGTGCGGCGCAACGCCGAGCGGTGGGCGGCGATGGTGTCGCTGGCGCGCACCGGCACCAACGCCCCTCTCACCTCCAGCGCGGGCCGGCTGTTCGACGCGGTGGCCGCCATCTTGTGCGGCCGGGACGCCATCAGCTACGAGGGCCAGGCCGCCATCGAGCTGGAACGCCGGGTGGACCCCCATGAGACCGGCGGCTATGCGGTGACCGTCCAGGACGGCCCGCCCCTGATCATCCGCGGTGGCGACCTGGTCCGCGCCACCGTGGGCGACCTGGCCAACCGGGTCGGCCACGGCCGTATCGCCGCCCGCTTCCACAACGGCCTGGCCCGCGCCCTCATCCACGCCGTCCAGCTGCTGCGCGACCGCACCGGGCTGCGCACCGTGGCCCTGTCCGGCGGCGTCTTCCAGAACATGACCCTGCTGGAGCGGGTCGTCACCGGCCTGGAACGCCTGGAGTTCCGCGTCCTGGTGCACTCGCGCGTCCCGCCCAACGACGGCGGCATCAGCCTGGGCCAGGCCGTGATCGCCGCCGCCCGCATCGGCTCGTCCTGA
- a CDS encoding HypC/HybG/HupF family hydrogenase formation chaperone produces the protein MSDCPDGVCLTCSDAAVAARVRRLLDDDLAVVDTAAGPQEVSVALVEVRPGDVVLVHAKEAIAVTERAS, from the coding sequence GTGAGCGACTGCCCGGACGGGGTCTGCCTGACCTGCTCGGATGCGGCCGTCGCGGCGCGGGTGCGGCGCCTGCTGGACGACGACCTGGCCGTGGTGGACACCGCGGCCGGGCCGCAGGAGGTCAGCGTGGCGCTGGTCGAGGTGCGGCCGGGCGATGTGGTGCTGGTTCATGCCAAGGAGGCCATCGCGGTGACGGAGCGGGCGTCATGA
- a CDS encoding helix-turn-helix domain-containing protein — protein MASDQGPVVKSALLRSELIKLRKEKGLTQEQVAKDLEWSPSKLIRIEGGRSSITKTDLDALLNEYGVTSESHRERLHTLNRGAREPGWWSKYRGQFSSAYLNFVGYEAGASYIRQFQGAAVPGLLQTAEYAEVLTSMMVEPRRVAPIVDLRLQRQVEMARRAKPPRRYFVLDEAVIRRHVGIKKDPAIMPNQLRHILRTVEESDGLITVRVIPFSAGAHAGLFGPFTLLEFEEGLDDMLFIEWGQGSTETLSGDDPLVTEYAINFEGLLEEALPAEDSLEFISTVAEEMS, from the coding sequence ATGGCCTCGGACCAGGGACCGGTCGTCAAGAGCGCGCTTCTCCGTAGCGAACTGATCAAGCTGCGCAAGGAGAAGGGCCTGACTCAAGAGCAAGTAGCCAAGGATCTTGAGTGGTCACCCTCGAAACTGATCAGAATCGAGGGCGGGCGCAGCTCGATCACCAAGACTGACCTGGACGCTCTGCTGAACGAGTACGGAGTCACCTCCGAAAGCCACCGCGAACGTCTGCACACCCTCAATCGGGGTGCTCGCGAGCCCGGCTGGTGGAGCAAGTACCGAGGCCAGTTCTCAAGCGCCTACCTCAACTTCGTCGGGTACGAGGCCGGTGCCTCCTACATCCGCCAGTTCCAGGGGGCGGCGGTCCCCGGGCTGCTGCAGACGGCCGAGTACGCCGAGGTGCTCACCTCCATGATGGTGGAGCCCAGAAGGGTGGCGCCCATCGTCGACCTCCGGCTGCAGCGGCAGGTCGAGATGGCCAGGCGCGCCAAGCCGCCACGGCGGTACTTCGTGCTGGACGAGGCGGTCATCCGCAGACACGTCGGGATCAAGAAGGACCCGGCGATCATGCCGAACCAGCTCCGTCACATCCTCCGAACGGTGGAGGAGAGCGACGGCCTGATCACCGTCCGCGTCATCCCCTTCTCCGCAGGGGCTCACGCCGGGCTGTTCGGCCCGTTCACCCTGCTGGAGTTCGAAGAGGGATTGGACGACATGCTCTTCATCGAATGGGGGCAGGGCTCGACCGAGACATTGTCCGGTGATGACCCCCTGGTCACCGAGTACGCCATCAACTTCGAGGGACTGCTGGAGGAGGCGCTGCCCGCCGAGGACTCACTGGAGTTCATCAGCACCGTGGCCGAAGAGATGTCCTGA
- a CDS encoding D-sedoheptulose-7-phosphate isomerase — MEPAASLVREAFARREEAGRALADEADAVVRAAEDMARRFRDGGRLLVFGEGGAAPDAQHVAIEFVHPVIVGKRALPAVSLAADPATLGAIAGTAGPQEVFAAQLRLLASAGDIALGLSPDGRCASVLHGLRTAAALGALTVALVGGDGGPIGAEQAVEHRLLARSGDPCTVKEVQVTTYHLLWELVQVFLERAPSPAAEGRR; from the coding sequence ATGGAGCCGGCGGCAAGCCTGGTGCGGGAGGCGTTCGCGCGGCGGGAGGAAGCGGGGCGCGCCCTCGCCGACGAGGCGGACGCGGTGGTGCGGGCCGCCGAGGACATGGCCCGGCGCTTTCGGGACGGCGGCAGGCTGCTGGTGTTCGGCGAAGGCGGGGCGGCGCCCGACGCCCAGCATGTGGCGATCGAGTTCGTCCACCCGGTGATCGTCGGCAAGCGCGCCCTGCCGGCCGTCTCGCTGGCCGCCGACCCGGCCACGCTGGGCGCGATCGCCGGCACGGCCGGGCCGCAGGAGGTGTTCGCCGCCCAGCTTCGGCTGCTGGCCTCCGCCGGCGACATCGCGCTCGGCCTGTCCCCCGACGGCCGCTGCGCGAGCGTGCTGCACGGCCTGCGGACCGCCGCCGCCCTGGGGGCGCTCACCGTGGCGCTGGTGGGCGGGGACGGCGGGCCGATCGGAGCCGAGCAGGCGGTGGAGCACCGCCTGCTCGCCCGCTCCGGCGACCCGTGCACCGTCAAAGAAGTGCAGGTGACGACCTACCACCTGCTGTGGGAGCTGGTGCAGGTGTTCCTCGAACGCGCCCCCTCGCCGGCCGCGGAGGGGCGACGGTGA
- a CDS encoding DUF397 domain-containing protein → MVDQPDASTNLQWRKSSASESAECVEVARLGASMLVRDSHDPHGPVLALTPSQWRGLLVRIRGGSLDIKR, encoded by the coding sequence ATGGTGGACCAGCCAGACGCGAGCACCAACCTCCAGTGGCGCAAGAGCAGCGCCAGCGAATCAGCAGAGTGTGTCGAAGTCGCCCGGCTCGGAGCGTCCATGCTGGTCAGGGACTCCCATGATCCCCACGGCCCGGTACTCGCCCTCACCCCTTCCCAGTGGAGAGGGCTGCTGGTTCGCATTCGCGGCGGAAGCCTCGACATCAAACGGTGA
- a CDS encoding endonuclease/exonuclease/phosphatase family protein: MITVATWNVLHRVHAENWGAEAIPKCWPKEPERIAAITEWLAGRTEQVIALQEVSGDQLADLRRALPGRTFHTLRYPRVPAPRQGSCPLSDPGEHLVLMVDGTSQFRGAESFGNDPGKGVLAVQVAETLVIATHLSGDRRRVPQLARLAELAAAHPERPVLLLGDFNTDRATVASGLGEGFTVAALPPGSPPTRLHRPHAETHTVDHVVVRDATIVDTAVESSDDLSDHNLVRAAISFRPS, from the coding sequence GTGATCACGGTGGCCACCTGGAACGTTCTGCATCGCGTCCATGCCGAGAATTGGGGCGCGGAGGCCATCCCCAAGTGCTGGCCGAAGGAGCCGGAGCGGATCGCGGCGATCACCGAGTGGCTGGCCGGCCGCACCGAGCAGGTCATAGCCCTGCAGGAGGTCAGCGGCGACCAGCTGGCCGACCTGCGCCGGGCCCTGCCCGGCCGGACCTTTCACACCCTGCGCTACCCGCGCGTCCCGGCCCCGCGTCAGGGCTCCTGCCCGCTGAGCGACCCGGGGGAGCACCTGGTGCTGATGGTGGATGGAACGAGCCAATTCCGCGGCGCCGAGTCCTTCGGCAACGACCCGGGCAAGGGAGTGCTCGCCGTCCAGGTCGCCGAGACGCTCGTGATCGCCACCCACCTGAGCGGTGATCGGCGCCGCGTCCCCCAGCTGGCCCGCCTGGCCGAACTGGCCGCCGCCCACCCGGAACGCCCGGTGCTCCTGCTGGGCGACTTCAACACCGACCGCGCCACCGTGGCCTCCGGCCTGGGCGAGGGCTTCACCGTCGCCGCCCTCCCGCCCGGCTCCCCGCCGACCCGCCTGCACCGCCCGCACGCCGAAACGCACACCGTGGACCACGTGGTGGTACGCGACGCCACCATCGTCGACACCGCAGTGGAAAGCTCCGACGACCTGTCAGATCACAATCTCGTCCGCGCCGCCATCTCCTTCCGCCCCTCATGA